Within Acetobacter vaccinii, the genomic segment ACACGAGGTGGCCGCGAATTCGGTCAAGCGGATCAAGATTCCCAATGTGTGCATCGGGCTGGGGCTGCGATTCATGACGCCTTACGAGATGTTGCGCGTGGAAAAAGCCAAGTTCGTTTTGGGAGGCGGACAGCCGTGATCGAAGCCCCGCATCGCGCCACGTTTGCCCATGGCCCTGTTCCCGCTGCCAGCCGGCTGGGTTGCCAAAACGCGCGCATTGCGCGTATACTTCGACCTAACAAAACCCGCCAAGGCTATGCGCGCGAGCGTATCCTCAAACCGGCGGGTTACTTTTTTGTGCGCCCGAAATCAGCAGCGCACTGCGGTTTGGGAGGCGCACAATGAAGCGCCCCTTCGCCAAGCCTGCCACCACCCACGCCCAACAAGTAGTGCTGCTTCAGCAGCGCGGCATGGTCATAGCCGACCCGGTTGCCGCCGAGTTCTACCTGCAGCACCTCAACTACTACCGGCTGGGCGCCTACTGGCTGCCCTTCGAGGACGACCACGCCACGCACACATTCCGTCCCGGCACCCACTTCGCGCAGGTGCTCGACCTTTACGTGTTCGACCGAGAATTGCGCCTTTTGGTGTTGGACGCGATTGAACGCGTGGAAGTGTCGGTGCGAAGCCAGTGGGCCTATCAGTTGGCGCATCAGCATGGCCCGCATGCACACCTGGATGTCTCACTGGCGTTCAAGCCCCACCTCTGGCAAACCAACCTCGACAAACTGAGCGACGAGGTGGGCCGCTCTGACGAGGCCTTCATCAAGCACCTGCAGAACACCTACTCGGAAAGTTTGCCGCCGGTGTGGGCCGTGTGTGAGGTGATGTCGCTGGGCTTGCTCTCACGCTGGTACAACAATCTAAAACCCATGCCCACGCGCCGCGCCATTGCAGCGGCCTATGGCGTGGACGAGAAGGTGCTGGAATCCTGGCTGCGGCACCTCTCACTGGTACGCAATACCTGCGCGCACCACAGCCGTCTGTGGAACCGCGAGTTCACCATTACGCCACTGCTGCCGCGCAACAAGCCTGCAGGGTTGGCGGCACAGTTTCAAGCGGGTTCGCGCAAGCTTTACAACGCGCTGGTCATCCTGCTGCATTGCATGGATGTGATCGCGCCACAGCATCATTGGCGTACTCGTCTGAAAGATCTGATCGCCCGGCACGGTGTGTCCGTGGCGGCCATGGACTTTCCAGCCAACTGGCAAAACCTGCCCATCTGGCAGGACCCAAAGCCAGGCACGCCATAACAAGAATCAGGGGAACCAATGGCCAAGAAGGACTATTCCGAAGACCTGTTGATTCAGGCGCCCACAGCAGAACTGTTGGAAAAGCAGCTCGGCTGGGAGAGCGTGTTTGCGCAGGACGAGGGAGCCAAAGGTGGATGGGGGCCAGACAGTCTGCTGGGCCGTGCATCGGATGCGGAGGTCGTGCTGACCCGTGACGTGCTGGCAGCACTCAAGCGCTTGAACCCGGGCCTGCCTGATGCGGCCTATCAGGATGCCTTGGCCGTGGTGGTTCAGGATGACATCACCAAATCGCTGATCGCGCAAAACGAGGAGAAGTACAAGCTGTTGCGCGATGGCGTGCCGGTGAAATACCGCGACGCTACGGGTCGGCTGGTCGACAAACGCTTGCGCTTGATCGATTTTGATGAACCCAAGAACAATCGCTACCTGGCGGTGCGTGAGTTGTGGGTACGTGGCAAATTGTGGCTGCGTCGCCCGGATGTGATCGGCTTCGTCAACGGCTTGCCCCTCGTGTTTATCGAGCTCAAGCGGTTTGAGGTGCACATCGACAGCGCGTACAAGAAAAACTACGCCGATTACCTGGACACCATCCCGCATCTGTTTCACTGGAACGCGCTGGTCATCATTTCCAACGGCCACGATGCGCAGTACGGTTCGCTGACGTCTAGCAAGGAGCATTTCTATCGCTGGAAGCGGCTGGATGAGGATGATGCGGAACCCGGCAAGGATCAGCCCCTGTTGCCGATTCTGTTGCAGGGCATGCTGCATCAGCAGCGCCTGCTGGATATCGTCGAGAACTTCATCCTGTTTGATGCCTCTGAGGGCAGCACGCACAAGATCGTGGCGCGCAACCACCAGTATCTGGGGGTGAATCGCGTAATTGACCGGCTGACCTCCGCCGATCCCAAGATTCAGGCAGAGGTCGCCGCCGGGCAGTTGGGCGTGTTCTGGCATACCCAGGGTTCGGGTAAGTCGTATTCGATGGTGTTTTTGACCGAAAAAATCCATCGCAAACTGTCGGCATCGTGGTCGTTCGTGGTCATTACCGACCGCACCGAGCTGGATGATCAGATTGCATCGACCTACACCAACTGCGGACGCGCCAATAGCAAAACCGATCAGGCCAAGAATGGCGTTGCGCTGCGCTCGATGTTGCGTGACCAGAACCGCCGCTATGTATTCGGCCTGATTCAGAAATACCGCGAGCGCGTCACGGAAGCCTATTCCGAGCGTGACGACATCATCGTTATCAGCGACGAGGCACACCGGACGCAATATGGACGCCTGGCGTTGAATATGCGCAAAGGGCTGCCACGCGCCAAGTTCCTGGGTTTCACGGGCACTCCGTTGATCGACGCCGGCGAGAAGCAGCTGACCCGTGAGGTGTTCGGAGACTATGTTTCGATCTACGACTTTCAGCGAGCGGTGGCCGATGGCGCCACGCTGCCCTTGTTCTATGAGAACGCTGGCGAAAAACTGAAGATCATTGATCCCAAAGTGAGCGAACGCATCGCCCAGCACATCGAAGCGGCAAAGCAGGCTGCCACCCTAGATGATCCGTGGACCGACGAGAAAGAAGAAAAGCTCTATCGCGAGTTGGCGCGGGATTACCCCATCCTGACCTCACCCACGCGACTGGACAAGGTGGCGCAAGACTTTGTTGACCACTTTCACCAGCGCTGGCGTGTGGTCGAAAACGGTGGTGGCAAGGCCTTGATGGTGTGCCTGGACAAGATCACCTGCGTGAAGATGCACGATCTGATCGTGGCCAAGTGGCAGGAAAAGGCCGCCCAGTTGGAAACGGCCGTGGCGGCGGAAGAAGCTTTGTTTGCGGCAAAGGGCAAAGCTCCGACCGGACTTCTCAAGCAGCGGCGAGAACAGGTGGAGTGGATGAAAGCCACCGAATGCTGCGTGGTGGTGTCGCAGGAGCAGGGCGAAGTCGCGGAGTTTGCCAAGTGGAAGAATTTCCGTGATGAGCCACTGGACATCACGCCGCACCGCGAAAAGATGGTCAAACGCGACCTGGAAAAGGAGTTCAAAAAAGCGGACAACCCCTTCCGTATTGCGATTGTTTGCGCGATGTGGTTGACCGGCTTTGACGTGAAATGCCTGGCCACCCTGTATCTGGACAAGCCGATGCAAGGCCATACCCTGATGCAGGCTATCGCCCGCGTCAATCGGGTTGGCGGCGGCAAGAAGCATGGGCTGATCATCGATTACAACGGCATGATCAAAAGCCTGCGACGGGCACTGGCGACTTTTGCCCAAGGTGATCGTGCTGGCACAGGCAAGGGAGAGGCCGAACAGGATACGGTGCGGGACGATGCGGAGGCTCTGGCGGAATATGCAGATAGCCTCAAGGCTGCGACGGAGTTCCTGATGGATTTGGGTTTTGATGTTGACGAATTGGTCAATGCAAAAGGCTTCGATAAACAAAAGCAGATCTTGGTGGCGGTTAACCTTCTCTGCGAAAGTGACGAGCGCCGCAAGACCTATCAGGTGATTGTTGAGGATGTGCAAGCGCGCCATCGTGGCCTGTTTCCGCATCCGGGCCTGTTCGATTTCGATGCAGTGGAGAGTGCTGTCACCGCCATCTACAACAAGATGCAGGATGCGCGTGTATCACCGGATGTCAGTAGCTTGCTACAAGATTTGTACGACGTGGTAGATGTGGCAGTAGCAACCGACGCTCCGTCAGTCCGCGAACCTACAGCCCGGTATGACCTTTCCAATATCGACTTTTCTCGCCTGCGTGCCGAATTCGAGAAGTCGCCCTTCAAGAATGTCGTGGCGATGAACTTGATGGAGAAGATCGAGGAACGTCTGGCTGCGATGGTGGCGCGCAACCCCACCCGCGTGGACCTCTATGAGCGTTATCAGGAAATCGTTCAAGAGTACAACAAAGACAAGGACGCGGCAGAAATACAGAAGGTGATGGATGACTTGTTTGCCTTCAATGACGATTGCAGTGAAGAGGAAAAGCGCTACCTGCGCGAAGGGCTCGCTAACGAAAGTGAACTGGCCGTGTTCGACTTGCTTCAGAAGGAGTCACTCACCAAGGGTGATCGTGAAGCGATCAAGAAAGTCGCCAAGGACTTACTGGGAAAATTGGCAGATCAGCGTTTCGCGTTGGAGCGCTTGCGCAGCATGGCGACCGTGCAGGCGCAAATGAAGGCTGAGATCATCAAGCACTTGTATGCCCACCTGCCAGCCACCGCCTATGACCCTGACGAAATCAACATCAAGGCGGGTGCCGTGTTCGCACACATCTACAGCGCTGGCCTTGGTGGGGGGACGCCAGTGTACCACTGAGGGAAAACGGCTACGTGGCACATCGGCCTCTATGCTCAAAAAGGCGAATGCTGGGCAGTTGTTCGAAATTTTCGAATAACTGCCTGGAGGGATCGAAGAACCGTTGATTGATGTGCTTGGCGGGTAATTTCTGGCTTTTGGCGATTTGATTGACGGTTTTTGCGATGGCATCCGGTCTGCGTTTTGAGCAGATTGGGAGCTGTTACCCGCTTGATAGCTACGCTGTGGTGCTGATCCGCTGCAGGAAGAGGAAGCGGCGCATGGTGTAGACGATATTGGCCAGCCCGATCCTCATGGTGGCCCGGGTAATACCGACAGTTCGGATGAACAATCCCGTCTGTGATTTCTGGTCGGCAAAAACATGCTCGACACGCGAGCGGATCATGGACTTTCCTGCATTGGACCGCTGGATATGGAGTGGCATGGGTTTGAGATGCGGCTTCTTCCTGTGAACCTTTGAGACAAAGCCATGCTTTTCCATGAAGTCTTCATTGGCTTTTGAGCGATACGCTGTATCAGCCCAGACGCTTGAGGCCGTATTGGTTTTATCCAGCAGCCCCTCTCTCAATCGCGCACCATCACTGGCGGCGGCATCCGTCGTCTTCCATTTTCGGATGAACCGAAACTTCCGATCGATGGAGACGTGGGATTTGTAGCCAAAGAACGGGATGGCAAGATCGCTGGATGGCATGGTTCCATCATCCTGCTGCTTCGCCTTCGTGAACTTCAGCGTCCATCGTGCATGCCTGTCCTTGTGCGACAGTTTGGATGGCTTGTCCTGCCAGTCTTCAGGAATACGGCCTGCTCGCAGATCCGCTTTCTCTGCGTTTGTATTGCGCTGCTTCGGAGCCGCTACGAGCGTGGCATCCAGGATCTGGCCTGACATCGGCAGATAACCAGCGCTGCGCAGGGTCGCATCAAAGCGCTCAAACAGTCTTTCAATGGCCCCCGCCTGTGTCAGGCGTTCACGGAACAGCCAGATTGTTTTGGCATCAGGCACCCGATCTGAAAGTCCCAGACCAAGGAAATGCATAAAGGAGAGGCGATCGTTGATGAGATACTCTGTCCGCTCATCAGACAAATTGTTGAGCGTCTGGATCACCAGGATCTTGAACATCAACACCGGATCAAACGGCGGTCGCCCGCCCTTGCTTCCATCTGAATAGGCCAGAGCCTTCTCCAGATCAGGGCGGAACACCTCAAAATCCACAGTCCGGGAAAACGCTTCAAGCTGATCGCCAAGACCGCTCAAACGAGCAAGCCGCTCTTCAACATCAAAGAAACCAGGCTGTTTCATTATTCATTCATCCACCCAATCACCACAGGAGGTATGGAATCACAGATACGCACTCAAAACCATGGAGTTTTTAGAACCCTCCACCTTGTCCTCGGTGAACCGCTGACGGCTGACGGCCTCCAGCGTGATGGCAAACCCGCCGATGCGGCCCAGCGTCCACTGGCCTTCCTGCGCGCTCCTGACTGCCAGACGGAGCTGGGACAGCAGGAACGCCCCCGCCTTCTCACGCTCGCCAATCACCCCGCGTTCGCTCTCGAAGCGGAAGGCATCGCCGCGCGTGGCCACACGGGTCGCCAGATCAGCCTCGATCAGCGGGAGCCGTGCCTGCGCCCAGGCGATGTCACGCCCGGCCTGCTGGACGGCCCGGCGCACCGCGAACTGGTCGTCGTAATGGGCTGCAAAGAGGCGTTCGAGCCGCGCAAGCTCTGCTTCCAGACCGGCTTTCTGCATAAGCCGCATATCACCCGAGGCCAGTGCCTTAGCCATGGCGAACTGGTTGCCCTCACTGTCCAGATCTTCCACGCGCCGGATGGAGCGATCACCAGACATCGCCATGGCAATGAAGCGCAGCTTGCGTTCAAGCAGCTGCCAGTTGGTGGCATCCACCGATCCTTCCTGCGCATAGGCGAAGATCCGGATTTCGGGGTTCTGGTTGCCCTGCCGCTCGATCCGCCCCTCGCGCTGGATGATGTCCGAGACCAGCCAGGGCACATCCAGATGGTGCAGGGCCAGCAGACGCTGCTGCGCGTTGACGCCCGTGCCCATGGTCTGGGTGCTGCCGATCAGGATACGCTTGCGCCCGGCATTGAGGTCACCAAACAGGCGCTGCTTGGCTTCGGCCTTCTTGTAATCCTGCATGAAGGCGATCTGCTCGCGTGGCACGCCCATGCGCACCAGCTCGTCCCTGACCCACAGATAGGCGGAGAAGCCCCGGGCCCCTTCTGCCCCCACGGTGCCCAGGTCCGAGAAAATCATCTGCACGGCACCAGGCTGGGCGTAAGGCTGGCGGGTCTCGGGGTTGGTGTAACGGTTCTGCGCACTCTCTTCCCAGATGGCAAAGACGTTGCGGATCATCAGGTCGAGCTTGCTGTCTCCCCCCTCCCCTCCCTGGGCCCAGCCGACAAAGCGCAGATCAAGGGCGGCATGGCGGGCATCCCCCATGACCGAGAGCAGGATATCATCCCCCTTCTGGGGTTTACCTTTACGACGCTCGATCGCCGTGATCCGCTCGGCCAGCGTCTTCTGGTAGGCGCGGAAGCGGGCATGCACCGGGGCCACGACGATCTGGCGGTGTCCACCGCGCACGACTGGCAGACTGACATAGCGCCGGAGATCATCCTGCTGCACCACATCGGCGAAGTCACGGTAGAGCGCCATGAGGTCGGCGACATTCACAAACTCGGTGAAGCGCGTAACCGGCTTGTAGAGACCGCTGGGCTGCAGTTCGAGTTCAGTCCGGGTCTCCCCGAAATTGGCCGCCCAGGCATCGAACTCATGCAGGCCGCGACTGCGCAGGGCATCGAGCACCATGTAACGCTGGACCGAGTAGAGCTCGCCCAATGTGTTCGTGATCGGGCTTCCAGAGGCCAGCACCAGCGCACGGCCGGGATTGACCCGCTCCAGGTAACCGGCCTTGACGAACAGATCCCAGGCGCGCTGCGAGCCTTCCGGAGCCACGCCCTTGAGGTCGCCCTGATTGGTGGCAAAACTCAGTTTGCGGAACTGCTGTCGTTGCCGTTTGAATCTTTAACCGTGTCCCAGATTTTCGGGGACGCCTGCGTGAGTGCATCCTCCAGCAGCTCTCCGGCATGACGGCGTTCCGTGCCCCAGACTGACGTTGCTTCGGCCCGCCCCAGAAAAGCCCGTTTCTCGACACTCCAGCAGGCCACCTCGGCGGTATGGCGGATGGTGGTCTCAACCCCCAGCACCTCGCGGGTGAAGGCTATGATGTCGCTCACAGGCAGCCAGGGAGCCCCCAGACGGGCCGTAATATCGGACGGCCTCAGATCCTCGGGTTGTGCCCGTTCCAGCGCTGCCGCCGTGCGGGCGAAACGCATGTCGCTCTTCGCCGCCTCGCGCGCTGCCACGAGCCTGGTGCGCACGGCCCCCGACAGCAGCTCGTCCGCCGCCACCCATACATCGCCTCCCAGGCGTGTGGCTTGAGGATCGAGATAAACAGCCTCGCCCAGTGCGGTCAGGGCGTCCTCCACGCGACAGCCCGCCAGCTCGGCGATCAGGGGCAGATCGACACGGCCCACGTCATGCAGGCAGACGGCCAGCGCATCATGGACCGAATGGATTTCGGGTTCGACCGGCGCATGAATGACGCGCTCGGTAAACAGCGGCCCCGGCCGGGCGGTCTGGGTGGCCTCGTCATACTCCTCGATGGAGGAGACCAGCCAGACATCGGGATTGTCATAGAACGGCTGGAGGTTGGGCCTGCGGCAGCTTTCGGTTTCCTCGCCGGTCGTCGGGTTAACCCGGACGGTGGTGTTGGTGAGATTGATCGGGCCGAACTGGCGGGTGAAGCTCTGCCAGGCCTGCCGCAGCCGATGCTGATGCCGTCCGAACGGCTGGTTGTCCATCTGGGCGCGCAGGACCGCCTTGGCCGCGTCGCGCACGGGGATCAGGGCTTCGATGATCCGGGCATGTTTCTGGAAGAGCCCCTCTTTCTGAATTGCCCCGGGTTTTGTGGAGACGTTTTTTATCTGATTTAAGCGGCTAACGCATGTGATTTCTGTTGTGCGTAAAAGCGTGCCTCAGCTTCTGCTGGCGGAATGTTTCCAATGGAGGACAGGAGCCGCCGATTATTGAACCAGTCGACCCATTTAAGTGTTGCCAGCTCAACAGCGTCCCTGTTTTTCCATGGCCCTTGCCGATAGATCAGTTCGGTTTTGTAAAGTCCGTTAATGGTCTCCGCCAGGGCGTTATCATAGGAATCCCCAACACTGCCGACAGAAGCAACAAGGCCCGCTTCAGCCAGTCTTTGCGTGTAGCGAATGGACACATATTGACAGCCGCGGTCGGAATGGTGGGTCACTTTTCCCTCAGGCCGCCTCTGGCACAGAGCCTGTTCAAGAGCATCCAGCACGAAGTCGGTATGGGCAGTGGACGAGACGCGCCAGCCTACAATCACGCGGGCAAACACATCAATGATGAAGGCCACATAAACAAAGCCCTGCCAGGTGGAAACATACGTGAAATCCGAAACCCACAGTCTGTTGGGGGCTGGTGCATGAAACTGTCGCTGTACCAGATCCTGTGGACAGGGCCGCGCCGGATCAGGCCGTGTGGTTCTGACACCCTTACCACGAATGACGCCTTTCAGTCCCATCCGGCGCATCAGCCGCTCTACCGTGCAGCGGGCGACATCCAGACCTTCACGTCTGAGCTGATGCCAGACCTTGCGCACTCCGTAGACGCAGAAATTATCATTCCACACTCTACGGATGTCATCGCACAGCTCTTTGTCTTTCTGGCTACGCATACAAGGATTTTTCTGTCTCGCCCGATAAGCATAATAGGCAGATGGTGCAATCGACAGAACCCTGCAGATTGACCCGACACCATATGTC encodes:
- a CDS encoding Abi family protein; its protein translation is MKRPFAKPATTHAQQVVLLQQRGMVIADPVAAEFYLQHLNYYRLGAYWLPFEDDHATHTFRPGTHFAQVLDLYVFDRELRLLVLDAIERVEVSVRSQWAYQLAHQHGPHAHLDVSLAFKPHLWQTNLDKLSDEVGRSDEAFIKHLQNTYSESLPPVWAVCEVMSLGLLSRWYNNLKPMPTRRAIAAAYGVDEKVLESWLRHLSLVRNTCAHHSRLWNREFTITPLLPRNKPAGLAAQFQAGSRKLYNALVILLHCMDVIAPQHHWRTRLKDLIARHGVSVAAMDFPANWQNLPIWQDPKPGTP
- a CDS encoding IS5 family transposase, which produces MKQPGFFDVEERLARLSGLGDQLEAFSRTVDFEVFRPDLEKALAYSDGSKGGRPPFDPVLMFKILVIQTLNNLSDERTEYLINDRLSFMHFLGLGLSDRVPDAKTIWLFRERLTQAGAIERLFERFDATLRSAGYLPMSGQILDATLVAAPKQRNTNAEKADLRAGRIPEDWQDKPSKLSHKDRHARWTLKFTKAKQQDDGTMPSSDLAIPFFGYKSHVSIDRKFRFIRKWKTTDAAASDGARLREGLLDKTNTASSVWADTAYRSKANEDFMEKHGFVSKVHRKKPHLKPMPLHIQRSNAGKSMIRSRVEHVFADQKSQTGLFIRTVGITRATMRIGLANIVYTMRRFLFLQRISTTA
- a CDS encoding type I restriction endonuclease subunit R, producing MAKKDYSEDLLIQAPTAELLEKQLGWESVFAQDEGAKGGWGPDSLLGRASDAEVVLTRDVLAALKRLNPGLPDAAYQDALAVVVQDDITKSLIAQNEEKYKLLRDGVPVKYRDATGRLVDKRLRLIDFDEPKNNRYLAVRELWVRGKLWLRRPDVIGFVNGLPLVFIELKRFEVHIDSAYKKNYADYLDTIPHLFHWNALVIISNGHDAQYGSLTSSKEHFYRWKRLDEDDAEPGKDQPLLPILLQGMLHQQRLLDIVENFILFDASEGSTHKIVARNHQYLGVNRVIDRLTSADPKIQAEVAAGQLGVFWHTQGSGKSYSMVFLTEKIHRKLSASWSFVVITDRTELDDQIASTYTNCGRANSKTDQAKNGVALRSMLRDQNRRYVFGLIQKYRERVTEAYSERDDIIVISDEAHRTQYGRLALNMRKGLPRAKFLGFTGTPLIDAGEKQLTREVFGDYVSIYDFQRAVADGATLPLFYENAGEKLKIIDPKVSERIAQHIEAAKQAATLDDPWTDEKEEKLYRELARDYPILTSPTRLDKVAQDFVDHFHQRWRVVENGGGKALMVCLDKITCVKMHDLIVAKWQEKAAQLETAVAAEEALFAAKGKAPTGLLKQRREQVEWMKATECCVVVSQEQGEVAEFAKWKNFRDEPLDITPHREKMVKRDLEKEFKKADNPFRIAIVCAMWLTGFDVKCLATLYLDKPMQGHTLMQAIARVNRVGGGKKHGLIIDYNGMIKSLRRALATFAQGDRAGTGKGEAEQDTVRDDAEALAEYADSLKAATEFLMDLGFDVDELVNAKGFDKQKQILVAVNLLCESDERRKTYQVIVEDVQARHRGLFPHPGLFDFDAVESAVTAIYNKMQDARVSPDVSSLLQDLYDVVDVAVATDAPSVREPTARYDLSNIDFSRLRAEFEKSPFKNVVAMNLMEKIEERLAAMVARNPTRVDLYERYQEIVQEYNKDKDAAEIQKVMDDLFAFNDDCSEEEKRYLREGLANESELAVFDLLQKESLTKGDREAIKKVAKDLLGKLADQRFALERLRSMATVQAQMKAEIIKHLYAHLPATAYDPDEINIKAGAVFAHIYSAGLGGGTPVYH
- a CDS encoding IS3 family transposase (programmed frameshift) yields the protein MSNKSKRFPPEFRERAACMVLEEEKNHPSRWSAVMMIAPKLDIHPDTLSKWTRMHERANAPAVSDLPDQEKIRQLERENRELRQANEILRKASAYFCPSGARPHLQTMTRFIEEHRQTYGVGSICRVLSIAPSAYYAYRARQKNPCMRSQKDKELCDDIRRVWNDNFCVYGVRKVWHQLRREGLDVARCTVERLMRRMGLKGVIRGKGVRTTRPDPARPCPQDLVQRQFHAPAPNRLWVSDFTYVSTWQGFVYVAFIIDVFARVIVGWRVSSTAHTDFVLDALEQALCQRRPEGKVTHHSDRGCQYVSIRYTQRLAEAGLVASVGSVGDSYDNALAETINGLYKTELIYRQGPWKNRDAVELATLKWVDWFNNRRLLSSIGNIPPAEAEARFYAQQKSHALAA